The Arachis ipaensis cultivar K30076 chromosome B07, Araip1.1, whole genome shotgun sequence genome includes a window with the following:
- the LOC107607009 gene encoding protein FAR1-RELATED SEQUENCE 11-like: MEVTLSEEDADCGGSESDAYEDECSELEDLAGLSVDDILKKVWFSIDNTYEFYRGFGKLHGFGVRKGDSGKDCKGNLVRYRFFCNKEGLRKHKHYDRVDRTRVHKPETRTNYKAMLLVYLDKNDKYWKVRKLVTEHNHELTPAGIVHMIANHRGLTEVAKSQIVGMQAHGIATSKIVGYMAGMAGGYSLLGFLKKDVYNYADKRRHIKITDGDANSALVYLEGKAESDPMAIAKYNVISDNRLANLIWADGSN; this comes from the coding sequence ATGGAGGTGACTCTGAGCGAGGAGGATGCTGATTGTGGAGGGAGTGAAAGTGATGCATATGAGGATGAATGTTCTGAGTTGGAAGACCTCGCCGGACTGAGTGTGGATGACATCCTGAAGAAGGTATGGTTCAGCATTGATAATACATATGAGTTCTATCGGGGGTTTGGAAAACTACATGGATTTGGGGTGCGAAAGGGTGACTCCGGAAAAGATTGTAAGGGGAATTTGGTTAGGTATAGGTTTTTTTGTAACAAGGAAGGCTTGAGGAAACATAAACACTACGACAGGGTTGACAGAACGAGGGTACACAAACCGGAGACAAGAACTAACTACAAGGCAATGTTATTGGTTTATTTAGATAAAAATGATAAGTATTGGAAGGTTAGGAAGTTAGTTACCGAACACAATCACGAGCTGACACCGGCAGGAATTGTGCACATGATTGCCAATCATCGTGGGTTAACGGAAGTAGCAAAGAGTCAAATAGTTGGGATGCAAGCGCATGGTATTGCAACGTCTAAGATTGTAGGGTACATGGCTGGTATGGCCGGTGGCTATTCGTTGTTGGGATTCCTGAAGAAGGATGTCTATAACTATGCTGACAAACGGCGGCATATTAAAATAACTGATGGTGATGCGAATTCTGCATTAGTGTATCTAGAGGGAAAAGCCGAATCAGACCCCATGGCAATCGCAAAATATAATGTGATTAGTGACAACAGGCTCGCAAATCTGATTTGGGCGGACGGATCTAACTGA
- the LOC107608235 gene encoding exocyst complex component EXO70B1-like yields MDSNSPEVVQVNSGSQMDVDSQEQEEDMQVDSDEAVQQANSESQEAKTDIALIMPTLTAYMNVIRTNNSTVIDAIHNYLGQYLQSEEIDDLDFMEHISIDASNLVINAIHPDMIDNLHKEVKMMLEAGFDRECCNEYSKFRTKCLGSYLSYMKTLQPQLEFEENAKKGTKFFNHEIREWTKVSNVIVRVLLPSERTLCQRAFLRYTEAKNLALMEVCRPLLIRILDSAVKHAVELARSNKIEYFSRISRVFKAFHDLIPEIESLFPSPEPLGDSIRNEVINTRKRLGKATMDILERLEDWIYKENEMASFYGGLYPIISWDVMNCLGEICEAWTVIGLEKVLEEIPMVSDGEGTASCSSFSVQFDRIIEMLNSHVEIESKKYTDPAEGYIFMMNSQRYIQQKIIECQSKMSTILLMMNGAIDENNAKARQNLEDYRGSSWDEVIGLLKQGDGDEPNEVESMKENLKLFNVQFKEICRVQSTWFVLDDELRKEIRETIEEILLPSYGTFIGKFQKVLGSDADRYIEYSMYDIDALLNDLFRGGS; encoded by the coding sequence ATGGATTCGAATTCTCCAGAGGTTGTGCAAGTTAATTCAGGTTCACAAATGGATGTAGATtcacaagaacaagaagaagacatgcAAGTGGATTCAGATGAAGCCGTGCAACAAGCCAATTCAGAATCGCAAGAAGCGAAAACAGATATTGCTCTGATCATGCCAACACTCACTGCTTATATGAACGTGATAAGGACTAATAATTCCACGGTGATTGATGCGATTCACAACTACTTGGGACAATACCTTCAATCCGAAGAAATCGATGACTTGGACTTCATGGAACATATCTCAATCGATGCCTCCAACTTGGTGATCAACGCGATTCATCCAGATATGATTGATAACCTCCACAAAGAAGTTAAGATGATGCTCGAAGCAGGCTTTGACAGAGAATGTTGCAACGAGTACAGCAAATTTCGCACTAAGTGCTTAGGAAGCTACCTGTCATATATGAAGACTCTGCAGCCACAGCTTGAATTTGAGGAAAATGCTAAGAAGGGGACAAAGTTTTTTAATCATGAGATTAGGGAATGGACTAAAGTTTCAAATGTAATTGTGAGGGTTTTGCTTCCAAGTGAAAGAACACTCTGCCAGCGCGCTTTCTTGCGTTACACGGAAGCTAAGAATCTTGCTTTAATGGAGGTTTGTAGGCCGTTGCTGATTAGAATACTAGATTCCGCGGTTAAACATGCAGTTGAACTTGCTCGCTCCAATAAAATTGAATATTTTTCCAGGATTTCCAGAGTGTTCAAAGCATTTCATGACTTGATTCCGGAGATTGAGTCGCTGTTTCCCAGCCCTGAGCCACTTGGCGATTCGATAAGAAATGAAGTCATCAACACTAGAAAGAGGTTGGGGAAAGCAACTATGGACATTCTTGAGAGGCTAGAGGATTGGATTTACAAGGAGAATGAGATGGCGAGTTTTTATGGAGGGCTTTATCCGATAATCTCTTGGGATGTGATGAACTGCCTGGGGGAAATCTGCGAAGCTTGGACTGTAATCGGCCTTGAGAAAGTTCTAGAAGAGATTCCAATGGTTTCTGATGGAGAAGGAACTgcttcttgttcttcattctctGTTCAGTTTGATAGGATAATAGAGATGTTAAATAGCCATGTGGAAATCGAATCTAAGAAATATACTGACCCTGCTGAGGGCTATATTTTCATGATGAATAGTCAGAGGTATATACAACAGAAGATAATTGAGTGTCAATCAAAAATGAGCACGATTTTGCTGATGATGAATGGCGCGATCGATGAGAATAATGCCAAGGCGAGACAGAATCTCGAAGATTATCGAGGAAGCTCGTGGGATGAGGTTATTGGGCTTTTGAAGCAGGGCGACGGAGACGAGCCAAATGAGGTGGAATCTATGAAAGAGAATCTCAAATTGTTCAATGTTCAGTTTAAGGAAATATGCAGGGTTCAGTCTACATGGTTTGTTCTTGATGACGAGCTAAGAAAGGAAATAAGAGAGACCATAGAGGAAATTTTGTTGCCAAGTTATGGAACCTTCATTGGTAAGTTTCAGAAAGTTCTTGGTTCTGATGCTGATAGGTACATTGAGTATTCAATGTATGACATTGATGCTCTACTCAATGATTTGTTTCGCGGAGGCAGTTGA